Proteins from a genomic interval of Heptranchias perlo isolate sHepPer1 chromosome 19, sHepPer1.hap1, whole genome shotgun sequence:
- the plagl2 gene encoding zinc finger protein PLAGL2 isoform X2 — protein sequence MATHSPQKTHKCTYCEKMFHRKDHLKNHLQTHDPNKEAFKCEECGKNYNTKLGYKRHLALHAATSGDLTCKVCLQTFESTEVLLEHLKTHSGKSSSGVKEKKHQCDHCDRRFYTRKDVRRHMVVHTGRKDFLCQYCAQRFGRKDHLTRHMKKSHSQELLKIKTEPSDMMGLLHSSPPITVKEELSPMMCMASKEAVGKPFTSLPMSMYSPHIQAMTNSGSSHSLVASSLAMGMGCQMESPSSIHSAPPQPPSKYQLGSTSYATGLPEKPTKIEMESYLMDLHSSLPLSSHESQSSPAKVGLDSQTGPLDDISGEHLLSKSPAIITESLCTANMDFSHLLSFLPLNHPTYNPTVSAGGLVMGYAQSEPQSSLTSLQPQLQDSQGSGNGLSLGPLHPLSPVFTTSLSTTTLPRFHQAFQ from the coding sequence ATGGCCACACATTCACCACAAAAAACACATAAGTGCACCTACTGTGAAAAAATGTTCCACCGGAAAGACCATTTGAAGAATCACCTTCAGACACATGATCCAAATAAAGAAGCGTTCAAGTGCGAAGAATGTGGCAAAAACTACAACACCAAGCTGGGCTACAAGCGCCACCTAGCGCTGCACGCTGCCACCAGTGGTGACCTGACCTGCAAAGTGTGCCTTCAGACATTTGAGAGCACAGAGGTTCTGCTTGAGCACCTGAAAACACATTCAGGCAAGTCGTCAAGTGGAGTTAAAGAGAAGAAGCATCAGTGTGACCACTGTGACCGACGGTTCTACACTCGGAAAGATGTTCGGAGACACATGGTAGTCCACACAGGCAGGAAAGACTTCCTTTGTCAGTATTGTGCTCAGAGATTTGGCAGAAAGGACCACCTGACAAGACATATGAAGAAGAGTCATTCACAGGAATTGTTGAAAATTAAGACTGAACCATCCGATATGATGGGTCTGCTTCACTCCAGTCCACCCATAACAGTGAAGGAAGAACTTAGTCCAATGATGTGCATGGCTTCTAAGGAGGCAGTAGGTAAGCCATTTACTAGTTTGCCAATGAGCATGTACAGTCCACACATTCAAGCTATGACAAATTCAGGATCATCACATAGTCTGGTTGCTAGTTCTCTAGCAATGGGAATGGGTTGTCAAATGGAGTCCCCATCCTCAATTCATTCAGCACCTCCTCAACCCCCTTCAAAATATCAGCTTGGATCTACCTCATATGCCACTGGCTTGCCTgagaagccaacaaaaattgagatggAAAGTTACTTAATGGACTTGCACAGCAGTTTGCCACTCTCATCGCATGAATCTCAGTCTTCACCAGCTAAAGTAGGCTTAGATTCGCAAACTGGGCCTCTGGATGACATTTCTGGTGAACATTTGCTTTCCAAAAGCCCTGCTATAATTACTGAATCCCTCTGTACAGCAAACATGGACTTTTCACATTTGCTGAGCTTCTTACCACTGAACCACCCTACGTACAATCCAACTGTTTCAGCAGGGGGGCTGGTAATGGGCTATGCGCAAAGTGAGCCTCAGTCCTCACTTACCTCTCTTCAGCCTCAGCTGCAGGACTCCCAAGGATCTGGAAATGGCCTGAGCCTTGGGCCTCTTCATCCATTGTCTCCGGTGTTTACCACCAGTCTGAGCACAACAACATTGCCACGTTTCCACCAGGCATTCCAGTGA